Sequence from the Candidatus Poribacteria bacterium genome:
TTGCTCCAGCCAAATATAAGTGAATCTGCCCGGTTGCTTTTGCTCGCCGCCTCGGATATATTCATCTCTCCCTCTGACACAGTTTATAGAGATAACCAACCTCAAGTGCTAGAAGCAATGGCAAGAGGAATTCCAGTTATTGCCCCTGATGATGGTGAGCCTCACTATATCCACCACGGTAGAACAGGTTTTAGACTCAATAGGGAGTGCCTTCCTTATAGCTATAACGCACTAAGTGGCTACTTTCCTTTTATTCCACACCACGTGCAGTCCCTCATCGTGTCTCAGGGTATTGCAGTTAATGTTCAACAGATGGTTGAGTACCTCACCTTGCTAGTCGAAGACGCGTCTTTACGTGAGACACTTGGAACAGCCGCTGCGCAATATGTGTCTGACCATCATTCACTTGAAACAATTGTGGCGAAATATGAAAACCTCTGGCGCGATTTGTCTGCAAGGGAGGCTTCTGTCCCCTCTCAAAAGCCTGTCGTTGAAAATCAAGGGGGCGGTGGTTGGCTTCCCTTATTACTTTCGCAGATGTTTCAAACCATTGACGAAAGTACCCCGATTCAAATCACTTCGGACGGTGAAACACTTCTTGAAACACAAAATCTTGTGATCTATAAAGAAATGAGCGAGGTGCTTTTTCCCTCGGTCATTCTTGAAATCCTCAATTTATCACGCACCGTAACCAGTCTATCTGATATTACCCATTCACTACTCCATCTATCAGATACAGAGGATGTAAAAAACTTAGTGCCAAATATCGCGTATCATACAATGTGGTGTATAAAGCAAGGGTTGATAGCCCTAAAGCAGAATGACAGTGTGAGCATATAGGCAAACAATGCGGGAAGGAATGACAGATGCGAATCTTTGGTACATTCTTGCCTCCAGATGTAAATATGAATACCTCAAGTTACCAAAAGGGATCGAGCCGCGGAATATATGGTGCTGGTGTCGCAACACAGCAGTTTATGACCAGTCTATTGCGGTATGGTAACTTCAATGAATATCATCTTTTCGATCCGAATCGCTATACGCGATCAAAGGATGGGGAGGCCGAAGAACTTTTCGGTTTCATTGAATCTGATGCCCGTCTCAAACTCTTTTTAGCTACCGAATTTGAGGAGGCTTTACAAAAGAACGACTATCTTGCATTTCATAGGCCTCGGGGCCCGTATATTGCCCCAATGATTTACCTTCGTAACCAATTGATAACAAAGAATATTCCAATTACGGGCGTTACGCATACCATTAGTTACCATGGACAGTTAATTGATTTCCTAACATTTCTACTCATTGATGCGCGTCCGTGGGATTCAATTGTCTGTCTGGAAGAGCCAGCGCGGCGTGTGATGAAAAATCATTTTACTCATCTACAAACCCGTTTTTCCGAACATTTTGGGGTTGATTTAAAATACGAGGGGCGCTTAGATAGTATTCCACTTGGGGTTGATACACAAACGTATCGTCAGCGCGACAAGCAGGCATTGAGACAGCAATTTGGTTTTCCACGTGATAAAGTCATACTGCTCTGGGTTGGGCGTTTTTCACATTACGACAAAATGGATTTACAACCCCTGCTTTTGGCGTTCAAAGCTGCATTAGAGAAGTGTTCAAAAAACGAAGCTCTGCTGGTGTTGGCAGGAGACGATAGTCGGCATAATTATGCAGAAAAAGTCACAGAATTCGCCATGCAACTTGGAATCGAAAAGCACTTGATTACGCTGACAGATCGACCCCGGATTGACTTCCCGTTACTCTACTCTGCGGCAGATATTTTTGTCTCCCCTAGCGATAACATCCAAGAGACATTCGGTCAGACAGTTTTGGAAGGCATGTCTTCTGGATTACCTGTTGTGTGTTCAGATTGGGAGGGGTATAGCGTTTCAGTACTCCACGGGAAAACAGGTTTCCGCATC
This genomic interval carries:
- a CDS encoding glycosyltransferase family 4 protein, translated to MVIASLYPLVEGGDESISLFDWEFIRALQRGTGGDTHDIYVFSSQGCHPPYPLSVERNVHIKNTMELSDFFQESQVNVWHDFGYTPAFHLADLRHLSGQNFPITMKVEPSFLAKMPLTVYSGLSDNDAIICSRASIQKLVEAAHGQYTSLTTPQSQAQVYTIPHGYAASRINGCNKRDARYLLHLPEGMTLILCSGDFSPDNSMDLLPLIRAFQTITESHENVLLIISGPDEYGYADRISEYLKGSPLQRRILLQPNISESARLLLLAASDIFISPSDTVYRDNQPQVLEAMARGIPVIAPDDGEPHYIHHGRTGFRLNRECLPYSYNALSGYFPFIPHHVQSLIVSQGIAVNVQQMVEYLTLLVEDASLRETLGTAAAQYVSDHHSLETIVAKYENLWRDLSAREASVPSQKPVVENQGGGGWLPLLLSQMFQTIDESTPIQITSDGETLLETQNLVIYKEMSEVLFPSVILEILNLSRTVTSLSDITHSLLHLSDTEDVKNLVPNIAYHTMWCIKQGLIALKQNDSVSI
- a CDS encoding glycosyltransferase family 4 protein; protein product: MRIFGTFLPPDVNMNTSSYQKGSSRGIYGAGVATQQFMTSLLRYGNFNEYHLFDPNRYTRSKDGEAEELFGFIESDARLKLFLATEFEEALQKNDYLAFHRPRGPYIAPMIYLRNQLITKNIPITGVTHTISYHGQLIDFLTFLLIDARPWDSIVCLEEPARRVMKNHFTHLQTRFSEHFGVDLKYEGRLDSIPLGVDTQTYRQRDKQALRQQFGFPRDKVILLWVGRFSHYDKMDLQPLLLAFKAALEKCSKNEALLVLAGDDSRHNYAEKVTEFAMQLGIEKHLITLTDRPRIDFPLLYSAADIFVSPSDNIQETFGQTVLEGMSSGLPVVCSDWEGYSVSVLHGKTGFRIPTYWMECDGAICDYAPISPWLFNQFYLSQSICFNVQQMAEALFLLIEHDKLRAKMGGQARQHVLDTYDWKIIIHRYIELWEELSQIASCHPVPARRFPSWFRPQYFKTFEHYATATLQPTTKVRITDSELVSFPEDTPAPWYEELNTKLAPELLNVLLSMSNDWITITELEENLSGPMNISTEKIRYHLLWLLKYHRLTLNVDTIGQEGRELATAYTIFDDATDFEAQT